From Acanthopagrus latus isolate v.2019 chromosome 22, fAcaLat1.1, whole genome shotgun sequence, the proteins below share one genomic window:
- the LOC119012097 gene encoding sterile alpha motif domain-containing protein 15-like, producing the protein MEFLQWSCQDVGRWIESVGFPQYKACFTENLITGRKLIYVNCIHLPRLGITDFKDMQAISAHVRELLGITEAPWSRSIADPPRDARGRFLEKKSRTGEQADRLTYQQFLDDMRQ; encoded by the exons ATGGAGTTTCTGCAGTGGAGTTGTCAAGATGTTGGGAGATGGATTGAGTCTGTAGGATTTCCACAATACAAA GCCTGTTTCACGGAGAACCTCATCACGGGAAGAAAGCTGATATATGTAAATTGCATCCACTTGCCAAGACTTGGAATCACAGATTTTAAAGACATGCAG GCCATCTCTGCTCATGTGCGCGAGCTGCTAGGGATCACAGAGGCCCCGTGGAGCCGCAGCATCGCCGACCCTCCGCGGGACGCCAGGGGCCGGTTCCTGGAGAAGAAGAGCCGGACAGGTGAACAGGCGGACAGACTCACCTACCAGCAGTTCCTGGATGACATGCGTCAGTGA
- the LOC119012094 gene encoding methylmalonate-semialdehyde dehydrogenase [acylating], mitochondrial-like, whose amino-acid sequence MAAILLRSLLSKKVPLQLGRCYSASSVPTTKLFIDGKFVESNTSEWLDIHNPATNEVVGRVPKATQEEMLAAVDSCSRAFYSWSETSILSRQQIFLRYQQLIKDNIKELAKIITLEQGKTLADAEGDVFRGLQVVEHACSITSLMLGETLPSITKDMDTYTYRLPIGVCAGIAPFNFPAMIPLWMFPIGMVCGNTYLMKPSERVPGCTMLLAKLLQDAGAPDGTINIIHGQHAAVNFICDHPAIKAISFVGSNSAGEYIYERGSKNGKRVQSNMGAKNHGVIMPDANKENTINQLVGAAFGAAGQRCMALSTAIFVGDSREWLPELVERSKSLRVNAGDQPGADVGPLISPEAKARVEFLIQSGVDEGAKLLLDGRRVSVKGYENGNFVGPTILSNVTPNMTCYKEEIFGPVLVVLEAENLDEAISLINNNQYGNGTAIFTTNGATARKYTHEVDVGQIGVNVPIPVPLPMFSFTGSRGSFRGDTNFYGKQGIQFYTQIKTVTSQWKAEDATVTSPAVTMPTMGR is encoded by the exons ATGGCAGCCATCCTCCTCCGCTCCCTTTTGAGCAAAAAG GTCCCCCTCCAGCTGGGTCGCTGTTACTCCGCCTCCTCAGTG CCCACCACCAAGCTGTTCATCGATGGCAAGTTTGTGGAGTCCAACACGTCTGAATGGCTTGACATTCACAACCCT GCCACTAATGAGGTGGTGGGACGAGTTCCCAAAGCTACTCAGGAGGAGATGCTGGCAGCTGTGGACTCCTGCTCCAGAGCCTTCTACTCCTGGTCTGAGACTTCCATcctcagcaggcagcagatCTTCCTGCGCTACCAGCAGCTCATCAAGGATAATATT AAAGAGCTGGCTAAAATTATCACCTTGGAGCAGGGCAAAACTCTTGCTGACGCTGAGGGAGATGTATTCCGAGGCCTCC aGGTAGTCGAGCATGCCTGCAGCATTACCTCCCTCATGCTAGGAGAGACCTTACCCTCCATCACCAAGGATATGGACACTTACACCTACCGGCTGCCCATCGGAGTGTGTGCTGGCATTGCTCCTTTCAACTTCCCTGCCATGATTCCTCTGTGGATGTTCCCCATCGGCATGGTTTGCGGCAACACCTACCTGATGAAGCCCTCCGAACGGGTCCCAGGATGCACCATGCTCCTGGCCAAACTGCTCCAGGACGCCGGGGCACCAGATGGTACAATCAACATCATCCACGGCCAGCAcgcag cTGTGAACTTCATCTGTGACCATCCGGCCATCAAAGCCATCAGCTTTGTGGGTTCCAACTCAGCTGGAGAGTACATCTACGAGAGGGGATCCAAGAACGGCAAGAGAGTGCAGTCCAACATG GGGGCCAAGAACCACGGTGTGATAATGCCCGATGCCAACAAAGAGAACACCATCAACCAGCTGGTCGGCGCTGCCTTCGGAGCAGCTGGCCAGCGCTGCATGGCTCTCTCCACTGCTATTTTCGTAGGGGATTCTCGTGAATGGCTCCCAGAGCTGGTGGAGCGCTCTAAATCACTGCGTGTTAATGCAG GTGACCAGCCTGGGGCAGATGTGGGGCCCCTGATCTCACCTGAAGCCAAGGCCAGAGTGGAGTTTTTGATCCAGAGCGGGGTGGACGAAGGTGCCAAACTGCTGCTGGATGGAAGAAGAGTCAGTGTCAAAGGATATGAAAATGGAAACTTTGTAGGACCTACCATCCTGTCCAATGTTACG CCAAACATGACATGTTACAAAGAGGAGATCTTTGGGCCTGTGCTTGTCGTCCTGGAGGCTGAAAACCTCGACGAAGCCATTTCTTTAATCAACAATAACCAGTATGGCAACGGCACCGCCATCTTCACCACCAACGGAGCCACGGCACGGAAATATACACATGAAGTGGACGTTGGCCAG ATTGGCGTGAACGTGCCCATCCCCGTCCCCCTACCCATGTTCTCCTTCACCGGCTCCAGGGGCTCATTCAGAGGAGACACCAATTTCTACGGCAAGCAG GGCATCCAGTTCTACACTCAGATCAAGACTGTGACATCGCAGTGGAAGGCTGAGGACGCCACTGTGACGAGCCCAGCTGTTACAATGCCAACCATGGGACGCTAA